A stretch of the Gemmatirosa kalamazoonensis genome encodes the following:
- a CDS encoding ADOP family duplicated permease, protein MQRFAHDVRLALRGFRRAPAFAAGTVAILALGIGVASAMAAITDAVLRRPLPVTAPGRIATVWPTRAGVEISLVSEDLDALRHSTRTMRAVAGFVHWGAFPFALVDGDRPMVLPQGRVTGNFFDVLDAKPVLGRLLRPADDVAGATPVIVLSYGTWRRHFGGDPAVLGRKLHLTSFGVDVSIVGVAPPGLDYPAGSAYWSPCATTGGCVVDLVARLMPGATPAAAGAEVLALMQRRDPELRVDGAETHALTDAVVGRVRPALVVLTVAAALLLLITCVNVGSLLLVRGAGRTRELAVRRAIGASTGDVARQLVVESAVLGVAGGVAGAAMATGLLRLLLLIAADRLPRADLVGRTGVPIAVCVAVTVLTVLLAGALPALATARAAPASPLRLDARAGRESRARRRARGGLVAVQMALAILMLAGAGLLSRSLARLERLDLGYRPDGLAFGQIVFHVPERGASGAEYMTYYGPRFEQVFARIRAIPGVVAVTPVLIPPFLGPNVWTWKPELPGRSAADAEATPMIPVELAGAEYFRTLGIPIVRGRGFLESDREGAPRVAVVSEAAARRLWPNESPIGKRLRYASLDSTAWRTVVGVVGDIHYRSLREASPTIFLPWRQSLNQGMFAFRTIGDPAAVFSAIRRAVHDVNPDFALWQPQTMDAYLAAPMAQPRTSALLLSGFAAVALLLAAVGLYGVLASTVGERTRELGVRSALGATPARLRRDVLGHALVVCGIGALVGLGAALVSSRVLASLLFEVSPVDPVAIVGAAALLFAVAIVAAWLPARRATRIDPARALRAD, encoded by the coding sequence CGCTCCGGGGCTTCCGCCGCGCGCCGGCGTTCGCCGCGGGGACCGTCGCGATCCTCGCGTTAGGCATCGGCGTGGCGTCGGCCATGGCCGCGATCACCGACGCGGTGCTGCGCCGGCCGCTCCCGGTGACGGCGCCCGGGCGCATCGCCACCGTGTGGCCGACGCGCGCCGGCGTCGAGATCTCGCTCGTATCGGAGGATCTCGACGCGCTGCGGCACTCGACCCGAACGATGCGCGCCGTCGCCGGCTTCGTGCACTGGGGCGCGTTCCCGTTCGCACTCGTCGACGGGGACCGGCCGATGGTCCTGCCGCAGGGGCGCGTCACGGGCAATTTCTTCGACGTCCTCGACGCGAAGCCGGTGTTGGGCAGGCTGCTGCGCCCGGCGGACGACGTGGCCGGCGCGACGCCCGTGATCGTCCTGAGCTACGGCACGTGGCGCCGGCACTTCGGTGGGGATCCCGCGGTCCTCGGCCGCAAGCTGCACCTGACGTCGTTCGGCGTGGACGTGTCGATCGTCGGCGTGGCGCCGCCGGGGCTGGACTACCCTGCCGGGTCGGCCTACTGGTCGCCGTGCGCGACGACCGGCGGCTGCGTCGTCGATCTCGTGGCGCGCCTGATGCCCGGCGCGACCCCCGCCGCGGCCGGCGCGGAGGTTCTCGCGCTCATGCAGCGACGCGATCCCGAGCTGCGCGTGGACGGCGCCGAGACGCACGCGCTCACGGACGCGGTGGTGGGTCGCGTGCGCCCGGCGCTCGTCGTGCTCACCGTGGCCGCGGCGCTGCTGCTCCTCATCACCTGCGTGAACGTCGGCAGTCTGCTGCTCGTGCGCGGCGCGGGACGAACCCGGGAGCTCGCCGTGCGGCGCGCGATCGGCGCGAGCACCGGCGACGTCGCTCGACAGCTCGTGGTGGAGAGCGCGGTGCTCGGGGTCGCGGGCGGCGTCGCCGGCGCCGCGATGGCGACGGGGCTGCTCCGGCTGCTGCTCCTGATCGCGGCGGACCGTCTGCCGCGCGCCGACCTCGTGGGGCGAACGGGCGTGCCGATCGCGGTGTGCGTCGCCGTCACCGTGCTCACCGTGCTGCTCGCCGGGGCGCTGCCGGCGCTGGCGACCGCGCGCGCCGCGCCGGCCTCGCCGTTGCGGCTCGACGCCCGCGCTGGGCGCGAGAGCCGCGCCCGGCGCCGCGCTCGCGGTGGGCTCGTCGCCGTGCAGATGGCGCTCGCGATCCTCATGCTCGCCGGCGCGGGGCTGTTGAGCCGGAGCCTCGCGCGGCTGGAGCGGTTGGATCTCGGCTACCGGCCCGACGGCCTCGCGTTCGGGCAGATCGTCTTTCACGTGCCCGAGCGGGGCGCGTCCGGGGCGGAGTACATGACGTACTACGGGCCGCGCTTCGAGCAGGTGTTCGCGCGCATCCGGGCCATCCCGGGCGTCGTCGCCGTGACCCCGGTGCTGATCCCGCCGTTTCTCGGGCCTAACGTCTGGACGTGGAAGCCGGAGCTGCCGGGCCGGTCGGCCGCCGACGCCGAGGCGACGCCGATGATCCCCGTGGAGCTGGCCGGCGCGGAGTACTTCCGCACGTTAGGCATCCCCATCGTGCGCGGCCGCGGCTTCCTGGAGAGCGACCGCGAGGGCGCGCCGCGCGTCGCCGTCGTGAGCGAGGCGGCGGCGCGGCGGCTGTGGCCTAACGAGAGCCCCATCGGCAAGCGCCTCCGCTACGCGTCCCTCGACAGCACCGCGTGGCGCACCGTCGTCGGCGTCGTGGGCGACATCCACTATCGCAGCCTGCGCGAGGCGAGCCCCACGATCTTCCTGCCGTGGCGTCAGTCGCTGAACCAGGGGATGTTCGCGTTCCGCACGATCGGAGATCCGGCGGCGGTCTTTTCCGCGATCCGCCGCGCCGTGCACGACGTGAATCCCGACTTCGCGCTCTGGCAGCCGCAGACGATGGACGCGTACCTCGCGGCGCCCATGGCCCAGCCGCGAACGAGCGCCCTGCTCCTCTCCGGCTTCGCCGCGGTCGCGCTGCTGCTCGCGGCGGTCGGTCTGTACGGCGTCCTGGCGTCCACGGTCGGCGAGCGGACGCGCGAGCTCGGCGTGCGCTCCGCGCTCGGCGCGACGCCCGCCCGTCTGCGACGCGACGTCCTCGGCCACGCGCTCGTGGTGTGCGGCATCGGCGCGCTCGTCGGCCTCGGTGCCGCGCTCGTGTCGTCGCGCGTGCTCGCGTCGCTGCTGTTCGAGGTGAGCCCGGTCGATCCGGTGGCGATCGTGGGCGCCGCCGCGCTGCTGTTCGCCGTCGCGATCGTCGCCGCGTGGCTCCCGGCGCGGCGGGCGACGCGCATCGACCCCGCGCGAGCGCTGCGCGCGGACTGA
- a CDS encoding tetratricopeptide repeat protein, with protein sequence MTPAADADRADRLDGWKQIAVYLQRGVRTVRRWEREEGLPVHRHVHRVLGSVYAYRPEIDAWQRWHRDLDRPRPSPRAAEGPARVPSIAVLSFANLSADPENAYFADGLADEITADLSRIRALRVISRTSSATFRGAAKDARAIGRALGARYLLEGSVRRAGGRLRVAARLIDADADSYLWAETFDGGVEDVFAIQERVARVVVGALELRLTSDEERRLLDRGIDDVHAYTCYLRARQQGWRWRRDAIDQAIQLLRNGLAIVGENARLYAALGVAHLQYREAGIDFGEAPLAEAEACALKIFAMGPASAAALQLRGWIHYARSRVQHAVHDLKSALDLEPNDADTLLLLSNCYLISGHVAAARPLLERVAAIDPLTPLTRCMPAWASLLEGDRAAALGAYGQMFEMDPGNPMARLFYVWVLLLNEREDAIPGLIASFPPEVRDTVPAQVARFLAGSVRRVRDGLPIPPLSPEVQAAADATDVFARFVAGGYARAGDAASALRWLEVAVDRGFVNHHFLARVDPSFESLRREPRFVRLMDVARDRQERFAV encoded by the coding sequence ATGACGCCCGCGGCGGACGCGGACCGCGCCGACCGCCTCGACGGCTGGAAGCAGATCGCCGTCTACCTGCAGCGCGGCGTGCGCACCGTGCGACGCTGGGAGCGCGAGGAGGGGCTCCCCGTGCACCGCCACGTGCACCGCGTGCTCGGCAGCGTGTACGCGTATCGGCCGGAGATCGACGCGTGGCAGCGCTGGCACCGCGACCTCGATCGCCCGCGCCCGTCCCCGCGCGCCGCCGAGGGCCCGGCACGCGTACCGTCGATCGCGGTGCTCTCGTTCGCGAACCTGAGCGCCGATCCCGAGAACGCGTACTTCGCCGACGGCCTCGCGGACGAGATCACCGCCGACCTCTCCCGGATCCGCGCGCTGCGCGTGATCTCGCGCACGTCGTCGGCGACGTTTCGCGGCGCCGCGAAGGACGCGCGGGCGATCGGCCGTGCGCTCGGCGCGCGCTACCTGCTCGAGGGCAGCGTGCGACGCGCGGGCGGCCGGCTGCGCGTCGCCGCGCGGCTGATCGACGCGGACGCCGACAGCTACCTGTGGGCGGAGACGTTCGACGGCGGCGTCGAGGACGTGTTCGCGATCCAGGAGCGCGTCGCGCGCGTGGTGGTCGGCGCGCTCGAGCTGCGCCTGACGAGCGACGAGGAGCGGCGACTGCTCGACCGCGGGATCGACGACGTGCACGCGTACACGTGCTACCTGCGCGCGCGGCAGCAGGGATGGCGGTGGCGCAGGGATGCCATCGACCAGGCGATCCAGCTCCTGCGCAACGGCCTCGCGATCGTCGGCGAGAACGCGCGACTGTACGCCGCGCTCGGCGTCGCGCACCTCCAGTACCGCGAGGCGGGGATCGACTTCGGCGAGGCGCCCCTCGCGGAGGCCGAGGCGTGCGCGCTGAAGATCTTCGCGATGGGGCCGGCGTCGGCGGCGGCGCTGCAGCTCCGCGGATGGATCCACTACGCGCGCTCACGCGTGCAGCACGCGGTGCACGATCTCAAGTCGGCGCTCGACCTGGAGCCGAACGACGCGGACACGCTGCTGCTGCTGAGCAACTGCTATCTCATCTCCGGGCACGTCGCGGCGGCGCGGCCGCTGCTCGAGCGCGTGGCGGCGATCGACCCGCTGACGCCGCTCACCCGCTGCATGCCGGCGTGGGCGTCGCTGCTCGAGGGAGACCGCGCCGCGGCGCTCGGCGCGTACGGACAGATGTTCGAGATGGACCCCGGCAACCCGATGGCGCGGCTGTTCTACGTCTGGGTGCTGCTGCTGAACGAGCGGGAGGACGCGATCCCCGGGCTGATCGCCTCGTTCCCGCCGGAGGTGCGCGACACGGTGCCGGCGCAGGTGGCGCGCTTCCTGGCCGGTTCCGTTAGGCGGGTGCGCGACGGGCTCCCGATCCCGCCGCTCTCGCCCGAGGTGCAGGCGGCGGCCGACGCGACCGACGTGTTCGCGCGGTTCGTGGCCGGCGGCTACGCGCGCGCCGGGGATGCGGCGTCCGCGCTGCGCTGGCTCGAGGTCGCCGTCGACCGCGGCTTCGTGAACCATCACTTCCTCGCGCGCGTGGATCCGTCGTTCGAGAGCCTTCGGCGCGAGCCGCGGTTCGTGCGGCTGATGGATGTGGCGCGCGACCGGCAGGAGCGGTTCGCCGTCTGA